A DNA window from bacterium contains the following coding sequences:
- the prmC gene encoding peptide chain release factor N(5)-glutamine methyltransferase — MRELLLQATKYLENNNIPTAKTDAEILLSNLIADNRINLYLNDKIPLTKNKLERYRKLLKRRASYEPIAYILCKKEFMNWEFIVNENVLIPRPETEILVEEIINIGKKLKSPPVIVDIGTGSGVIAISLALSLNAVVYALDISSSALKIARTNAHRLKVKDKITFLKGDLLNSLKKFNLDQKVDFIISNPPYVSTSELKSLPMDVRFEPEIALDGGKDGINFYDKIINDSLNYLKEGGCLGLEVGYDQAEIISDKIRQTEKFSEIKTVKDYAQIKRVILAVKKNTPSATDGHR; from the coding sequence ATGAGAGAATTATTACTTCAAGCAACTAAATATCTCGAAAATAATAATATCCCTACCGCAAAAACTGATGCTGAAATCCTGTTGAGTAATTTAATCGCCGATAATCGAATTAACCTTTATTTGAATGATAAAATTCCCTTAACTAAAAATAAATTAGAGCGTTATCGGAAATTACTTAAGCGAAGGGCCTCTTATGAACCCATTGCCTATATCCTTTGCAAAAAAGAATTTATGAACTGGGAATTTATAGTCAATGAAAATGTTTTAATCCCAAGACCAGAAACAGAGATTTTAGTTGAAGAGATAATAAATATTGGGAAAAAACTTAAATCTCCTCCAGTCATTGTGGATATTGGCACAGGCAGTGGTGTAATAGCCATTAGCCTGGCACTGTCATTGAACGCAGTGGTTTACGCCCTGGATATTTCTTCATCAGCATTAAAAATAGCCCGAACGAATGCCCATAGACTAAAGGTCAAAGATAAAATTACCTTTTTAAAAGGAGACTTGCTCAACTCTTTGAAAAAGTTTAATTTAGACCAGAAGGTAGATTTTATCATTTCTAATCCACCTTATGTTTCAACTTCAGAACTAAAATCTCTTCCGATGGATGTCCGATTTGAACCAGAAATTGCTTTAGACGGCGGAAAAGATGGCATAAACTTTTATGATAAGATAATCAACGATTCTTTAAATTATTTAAAAGAAGGTGGCTGCTTAGGATTAGAGGTTGGATATGACCAGGCGGAGATAATAAGTGATAAAATCAGACAAACTGAAAAATTTAGCGAGATAAAGACAGTTAAAGATTATGCACAGATTAAAAGGGTAATCTTGGCAGTAAAGAAAAATACCCCCTCAGCCACAGATGGACACAGATAA